Genomic window (Pseudoliparis swirei isolate HS2019 ecotype Mariana Trench chromosome 23, NWPU_hadal_v1, whole genome shotgun sequence):
ttgtagttcgactatgttgaggaaatgttactttctgtattcttgttgttcttagtttgtactctaggttgaatgcacttattgtaagtcgctttggataaaagcgtcagctaaatgacaagtAATGTAATGAAAAGCAGGTCTGTGTTGGAAAAGTTTTCGCTGTGGTTTTGACACTTGACCGTCTGGGGAACTGATGAAAACATGATGACACATCCTTCAACGGGCACCCAGCAGTGTGCAGCGTAATCACGCCGTTGGGGCGTTTGATCAGCCACGACTTCCCTTTTTGAGCTTCCTGTACGCAACGAGAAAGTGTCGGGGCATTTTCTCTGCTCGAAGACACGGAATCGAAAGTCTGCATGTTTCTTCAATCAGCTGACGCCAGGCAGACACTTTTTTACTTCCCGTCTGGGAAGCTGTAAAGATTCAGATTAAACCATTTAAATGATATATCTAAAAAAGGGGCACCGACTAGTgcgtttatttgtatttaatgaaTTACCGAATTATTTTGTAGGACTAAACAACTACTCCTTCTGTCTATTAAATGtcaaacaaaaatgaaaaaactcttaaaaaataaaagatgtcttGAAATGCCCAGTCAacagtataaatatattcagATAATTGACATTTGTGCtgaaagaaataataattattatcatCAAAAACAGTAGCAgattatctttattattatgtttgtccCTTATTGTTTAAATCAACTAATCATTGCAGGTCTAGAGTACTTTAAGACTATGAAAAAAAGACTCCTATTCTTTCAtaagtaaaaaaactaaacgtcACATGATGTTATTTCTGAGAAGCTGCTGCCCAGTCAGAGTGAGAAAAAGATACGGATGTTTCATTAATTAGTCGTCAGCAGCTCTGAGAATCTTTAGTTCTGCACTACAATGCCCGTCTAAAACTGATATCAAAAAAGCCCTCGGCACTCCTTTTAAAAATGCTGCCCGAGGGCACGTTAAAACTCTGATCGACGACATCACAGCTCTTTCTAATTCCAAGCCGAAACATCTTGTAAAATCAGATACTTATAATAAAGTCAGAAAGCCAAAAACAATGACCGTtccaaaatgatttttttcattttaaactttgttttttgaATCCCTAAAACCAAATGTGTTAAAACCTGCGGCGTTCATAAAAAACAGACACTTGGTGCTGGCATGCTGCAGCAGCTTGTCCGCTTATACATTTCCTTCAAAGAACAAAACCAGTGAAAGAATGTGTTGAAGACGCGGAGCCTGTGTTGACTTGACATCGCGAAGCTGCTTTCTGCAGCTCGCTgacgggagaggaggaggaacagcctCAGAGATGCTGCTGGTCAGACGCCATCGCACCCTCCAGAAGAGGGGGAACCTTCGCAAACAAATTCTCCTCCAGGACTGGAATTTAGGAAGACATGCCCCGTcccgtctttaaaaaaatgacatgCAAATATTTGCTATGGGATCAAAGAACATTTACATCGCGCAATGACGACTCCTTAACTGCGAGCTGACAGGTTGTCGACAAAGGATTTAATGTTTTAGgctccaccccccctcctcaaATAGATCTCCTTAAGTAGCTAATGCCCAAAGATCAAATGCAGATCATTAAAGTCACGGAGTAGGTTCCCACTGAGCTCGGCAGACTTCAAAATGAGACTTCTCGGACGTCTGTTGTTGCCGATATGTAGATGATACTGTGGGGAAGCCGAACACGGCGAGGCTAAGCGCCGTGCCCTAAGGTCCCCTCAAACCAGATCGCCTGCAATCGAGCTGCGCTGAAAGCCGGAGAGATGCACTGCAACGTGAGaacatggttgttgttgttgagacaAGTATTACTGAAACTATTCACACCAAGATGTCAACAGCAGAGAGCTGCCGATTGAAAATAATCATACGAACACAACGCCAACTGAATGTATTCCTGAGAAGACTTTAATCCAACAGAGAAACATCGACACCTTTTTGAGGCCTAAAATAAGCTTGATGTTCTTTTGTTCACGCAGTCCCACCAGACTGTATTTctcattttcaaagtaaaagccaaATGTAAACGATagggaaagacaggaaaaggtACGCAGCTCGTTAAAAACCATTAGGCTGACCATTGCAGCGCCAACGCTTGGACCTGCTGGCGACACATTTATTAGTCTTGCACATCCGACAGCAGGAACACAACATATGGCACTTCCACAGGGCCAAATCAGGTTTTAAGTGTTGTTAATGGTTATTGTTTGACAAAAGAGCATATGgtcaaacaaaataaactgtattAGTCCTCACTGCAGCTTTGTATAATGTTCTTTGTCTAAATCTGCCTGATttgggttccccccccccccacactttaTTCTTTAGAGAGACAAATCAAATTGCAACAACAGCCTCTCGAGTCCACCAGGACACTGATGTAAACCAGCCAGCACAGCAGCATGCCAACCTGTGCTGTCAAATCTGAATAAAATGACAGGCGGCAGGAAATGATCATATACGTACTGAAACTGTGTCGCCTTATGCCAGGGCTGTAATGACAGACTGTTGCAAGTGTGGTGCCCTGAATGAATAAAAAGTGGTTTCACTAGACCACGGAGCAGTTTGTACACTACTCAACACCAACACATGCAACTAAGTGGAGTGGAGTTTAAACTTTATACAGAGGTTCAGAAGCTGCAGCGGATATTTCATCCACTTGTATCCCAGTGTTGAGATGTTTTTTTAGAGTATACCAACACTGTATCCTGGGATAAAACCTGGATACTTGTTGAGGAAACCTGTGGCATGTAAAGACCCCCTTAAGGTTTCTAATGAGTCTGAACAAAGAGGAGCGGCTGAGAGAGACGATCAGAAACAGAGATACATTTATGATCATGTGCATGGCGTTAGGAATAACCAGGAGCCCCATTTCTCTGTAAATGTCAGAtcgaaaatatacatttaaagtaGGATGCATGTCAAAAAACAGGACACTAATGTGAATATGTCAATAACATACATTTGGGGAAATCTTATGATCAGAGGGCTCTAAACCTCCCACCTCCACACTAACTGAAATCAAACTATCTCAAATGTGTTTTCTGCTTTAGTTTAAGTtttgtatatacatttaaatagttCGTTGTGTGGTATTAAATCCCTATCCCAGACTCTGTACACACGTGCTGTACTAAAGACCTCCAGGCAACACAGGAGAGGTTGCAGCCAggtacaacaacaaaagcacacTTATCTGCTCTGGTGTGGGAACTTTATCCGCTggttgaacaaaacaaaaaaaacaaaaaaatcacgcCACATGATAAAAAGCCACAGCTCAATTTACAAGTCAGCTGATAAGGGAGGGCAATTCGATTAATGATCCGTTACACGCAAACACGGCTGCCCAAATTAGAtgggtgtgttttttgtgttgaaaGAAGAGAGTTAATTCAGTAATTTTAAAATACCACTTTTGGTGTTAATTAGCCAGCAAGCTAGCGACGGCGGGCGATGGAATTATCCACAAATTCAACACAACGTCGCCTTCATCTAAATACGGCGTTTAGACGCAGCAACTAGACCACGGCGGACTCAACCGACCGGGACCCGGTTAGCTCAGCCCGTTAGCGGGTGGACGGACATCATCGCCTCATCACACATAAAGGAGCAAAGAGGAGAgcggcggagggagggagggagggagggaggctgcAGACACGAGCGGACCGTACAATAAAACGTAAACCACTCACCATCTGTGCTTCTTGTCTGCAACACGCTGGCCGATAATGTCTGTTCACTCAGAGGCTGGAGGCTGATATTTGCTCTCTCATTCAGTTTCCTGCGAGGCTTTTGTTGTAGACGCTGTCGGCCCCGGTGCCGGTGAGTTTCTGCCTCGAACCTCCGCTCCGCTTCAGGTCTCGGTTTTCAAcagaacgtttttttttttttttctccggcAGGATATCGCGCGCTATTGGTTCTCATCTGCTActgatgcgttcagggtccgTCCGACAAATGACGACTAATAGAGAAACAAGAATGCCACTGTCGAGCTTTTATATAAAGATTACCCCGTCGCACAACAGGCGTCGGAGTTGGAAGGAGTACCACGATATTTTACATTATACAAAGTGGAATTAACACAATGTAGCACACGTTCCGCATTAAAAAGTTTACGAAAGTATCGGCGTCAAAATATCCTTATAAACGCAAACGCACACGGAGCCAACTCGTAGTGCAGAATGGCCCATTTcataatgtatatacatttattgatCCATTACTGGGTACATCATTCTAAAGTAATTGTAAACACCAATAGATAGTAATTGAAGTATTAtcacatatattattttattaaacatgTTATATCTGATACATGTTGAATTTCTGCGCTTCGGGTTTCGCTCGTTTTACTCGCTTAAATTTCCATTAGTACGGATTTTCTTTGCCAATTTCTGCTTCTGTTATTGTTTTGCATACGACAATAACACATAACTACATCACATTTTTAATTGTGCAAACAAGCAATGTAACTGAAGTTATTCAATACAAGTAGTGAGGGAGTACAACAATGTGACCGCTCCAGTTATTATTATAGACATTATTTCCTTCCAAAATGAGTCTGCGATGCATAATGATCGACATAAACAGACAAGCCAGCCaatacttaaaaaataaatctaaccGAAGCACTCAGAAATGATCACGTTAATTCTTATCGTGTATGAAGCTACAGTTTAACATGATTAGCACTATCCATATCAATAACATTCCCTTTGTCATCAGACATAAACAACAGAGGGAGGTAACGGTTTGTCATGCAACGAAAATCTGCCCCCCAATGGTCACAGTGAAGAAATGCAAGGCTACAAAAACAAATTGATGGAACTGCATAacaatcattaccttcgcattgaaaatgccggaaggttatgttttgatcgccgtgtatttatttatttatttatttgtatgcgtgttattcgcaaaactcaaaaagtattgaaccgaatcgcatgaaatttggtgggatgattgtttattatccggggaccagttgattagattttgggaacgatcgggtcaaaggtcaaaggtcatgaacaggtcaaaatctttcgcagaactcaaaaagtattgaaccgaatcgcatgaaatttggtgggatgattgtttattatccggggaccagttgattagattttgtgatcgatcgggtcaaaggtcaaaggtcatgaacaggtcaaaatctttcgcagaactcaaaaagtattgaaccgaatcgcatgaaatttggtgggatgattgtttattatccggggaccagttgattagattttgggatcgatcgggtcaaaggtcaagggtcatgaacaggtcaaaatctttcgcagaactcaaaaagtattgaaccgaatcgcatgaaatttggtgggatgattgtttattatccggggaccagttgattagattttgggatcgatcgggtcaaaggtcatgaacaggtcaaaatcttccgcagaactgaaaaagtattcaaccgaatcgcatgaaatttggtgggatgattgtttattatccggggaccaattgactagattttgggatcgatcgggtcaaaggtcaagggtcatgaacaggtcaaaatgttcttgaatcgcatgaaatttggtgggatgattggttattatccggggaccatttgattagattttgggatcaatcgggtcaaaggtcaaggtcatggaaaggtcaaactctttttttaccatagcacgatacatttttgtccaattggcatgcaactaatgccaaaatgttcataattcaatgcccaatcttgtgatatgcgaaggtatgcgctctaccgagtgcccattctagtttaaaacTGTTTTCAGTGGGAAAGCAGGGGAGTGACATCATTTGTCAGTCACGGAAAGAAGACACAAAAGTAGATGCCAAAGGAGTCTTTTTAATCAAAACTTAATTTTCCATGTGTGAATGAACACTTCAAATTCCTCTCGTACAAACACATTTCTTTCttgaaaaacatttcaaaagcaTAGACAAACTGAAATGCCAAAAACAGACACATCACTGGAACTTGAATACAAGACACAGAAAGAGCTACATCGTTCTAACATGTGTGACTGTGAATCATCACGGGcacatttgaaaatgaaaacagTTTTGAGAGTTAGCTTTGTACATTGacaaaatgcaaacacacaaactctTTGCAAagaatttgaaaaaaagaaagcctcAGGTTTACGAGCACAAAAGCATGTTACGAGCTCAGTGAGATGAAACAAGACAATAACCAACATAATCCTAGTTTTGAGTTGTTTACAGACAGCAGGATTCATGACAGCTCTATTATTGGATCATAGCGACGTACAACAGCCTTAATGATAAATGCAGTGACTGTCTCTGAGCTGCTTGTGTAGATCTGTCAGACACTCTTGAGCTTTGACCAAACCTTGAAGTCCTAACCAACCCCACCGTACACTTTCATTCAAAGTCCACAAAGTCCCCCTCTGGTGCTGTGCTTgtgtcagcctctgagatgacaCCTGCCTACACAACAGACAAGCTCATCATGGAGCAGTTAGGACACATGTTATTCTATTGATGTGTTTACTTGTGTTTTTTAGTTGTCCCACCTACTCTTTCTACGCTTTGGTGGATCAGGGACAGCGAAGCTATCGTCTCCACTCCCCCCGTCTCCCCCGTCCCTCTCACGCCCCCTAACCTCTCTGTCCCTGCCCTCTCCAATCCCCCTGTCACCTGCGTCCCGCTCACTCCGCTGATCCTCCCTGTCCCTCCCCTCTACACTCCCCCCGTCTCCCATGTCCCTTTCACCCTTCCgatcctctctgtccctcccctCTCCAAAGTCTCTCTCACCCCTCCGATCCTCTCTGTCAATCCCCTCTCCAAAGTCTCTCTCACCCCTCCGATCCTCCCTGTCCCTCCCCTCTACACTCCCCCTGTCTCCAAAGTCTCTCTCACCCCTCCgatcctctctgtccctcccctCTCCAAAGTCTCTCTCACCCTTCCgatcctctctgtccctcccctCTCCAAAGTCTCTCTCACCCCTCCGATCCTCCCTGTCCCTCCCCTCTACACTCCCCCTGTCTCCAAAGTCTCTCTCACCCTTCCgatcctctctgtccctcccctCTCCAAAGTCTCTCTCACCCTTCCgatcctctctgtccctcccctCTCCAAAGTCTCTCTCACCCTTCCGATCCTCCCTGTCCCTCCCCTCTCCAAAGTCTCTCTCACCCCTCCGATCCTCCCTGTCCCTCCCCTCTACACTCCCCCTGTCTCCAAAGTCTCTCTCACCCCTCCgatcctctctgtccctcccctctccaatccccctgtctcccccgtctctctcactcctccgaTCCTCTCGGTCCCTCCTGCTTCCATCTCCATTGCGACCATCGCTGTGGCGGCTGCTGCTGTGGCGGTCCCGGTCCCCGTGGCGCTCGCGATCTCTGTCTCCGTGGCGATCCCGGTCTCCGTCTCGCTCTCTGTCGCCGTAGCGATCCTCGCCACTTTGTCGATCGATCCTGTCGCTGTGGCGGTAACTGTCGTGGCGTCCCCGGTCCTCCACGTGTCTTTCCCGAGGGGTGTCTCTCGGCGGGGGAGGCGCGGCCGGAGGGTAGATGTGCTGCGAAGGGGTTTGAATGGTGGGCACCGAGCTCAGGGAGCCGGCGCTGGTGAAGCcggacatggacatggacaagGTGGAGCTCTGGGACCGCTCGGGACCATCGGCGGACTCGGTCGGAACGGAGCTCAGGCTGCCGGCACTCGTCCAGCATGACGAGCTGTTAGACTTAGTGCTAAGCTTCGGAGGGCCGCTGGACGCGGCCACAAAGTGGCTCTTATACTGAGCCTAAACgaaaaggagaggaagggatTAGCCGTCAGGAAAAACTTCTTTGAAAAATGATTACACGAAATAACCCAATTATATTTGCATGGTGGTGATAGCACGGCGATGTAAATGCAGTAGACGTAAACAATTAATGGCCAGGTGCTGGAATGTTTGCTTTTGAGAAGTCACTCGCTGTCAATGACGTTCAAAAATGTCAAGATGCTGCGAGTGACGGCAACACGACAGATTTAGATGTCTAAAGAACTTTTGCTCTCTCGCTCATAATACTAGTAAAAATATGATAGTATTTTAGTGGCATGTTAAGATacagaaaaaggaaagaaaaatacattccTATCAAAAACTGTAAAATATAGTGAACTATTGTTTTTAATAGGGGTATTAAATCATGGCTAAAAGAGAAACAACATTGTTCTCACATATAACACCCCTGtaaacacatttgtaatttatgtatttgcgtatatattttatttttcctgtttaaaaaaagagaaaagcctTCTGTGGACAGGTGTTGTAAATTAGCGTTTCGCTacaaacacacaagagcatCTCGTTCTTGTGCATAAATGTATGTTACAAATATAATGCCACGATGATGTCCATATCAAATACAGTCAAGTTAAGTCAAATATATACAAGAGACATAATATTTAAGACAGGACTGGAGAAGATAGAGAGTTCTACCTGGAAGGCTTGTTTCATAGCAGACATGCGATCTCCCATTGCCCCAGACGTTGGTTTGCTGTAGCCTTCAAAGCTACTAGAAGACAAAAAGTTTCCGCTGCGTTCCTGCAGGAACAACCGAGAGTTACTCACATAGCTTTGAATCTTCTCTAAATTTCACCATTAGTCTCCATAATATACAAGGAAAAAATGTGGTACATTTgttaaaatgttttcattttataGTATGTAATAATGACTATGATTATACCCACatttagggggaaaaaagaaagttaaAAGCAGATTTAGGGTGATGCATTAATGAACTCACAGAGCTTTCAGCCCCCAGGCCGGGTCTCTCTTTGTAGCCAAGACCTCCTCCGCCAATATTCATCTTCTTTCCTTGACCACCCTTGAATCTGGATTTCCTGAACCAGGAGTTCTGGGAAAAAATGAACAgcataaagttaaaaaaaattccattcGAAAAACCAACATGCTGTAAAAAGAATTCTTTGACTTATCGATCTCACCTGCATGGCTAAATCCATCAGTTCTTTAGAAACGCCTTGATTGGCGCCCTCTAGATTTCTCACGAGGTCACCAGCGAATGTCGTGTCTTTGTTGGTGAGGAGAGTGTAAGCCGTGCCCTTCTCTCCAGCACGACCAGTTCGACCAATCCTGTGAGTGTGCGTGTCGATGTCTCGTGCCACGTCGTAGTTTACCACTGTGCGGATGGATGGGATGTCCAGACCACGAGCTTGGTAGGAAAGCACACAGGAAGCAGGAAAATGTTAAATcatgtcatttctttttttactgatcTCTCGATTTACAAAAGACGAATGCTGCGTTAACAATTAAAGTGCTACTAATTTTTCCCGCGAcgagatcccatgcaaagtcaatgcacagacgcAAATGGCATGAATTTTTGCCGGGTGGCATGAATAGAGCGAAGCAAAAAATTCCCCAAAGTTACAATAATTTCCCCTAGTTGccaaagccaatcagcgttgagatgctccgcctgTCATCACTGACGTTGTGCCGTTGGTGAATgaaactgctgctgctactttaGAAGCGCTAAAAGCAGCAGTTatccagacgtagtcggtgaaagtcaccagGCTGTGTGAgccttatgtataaatatatatgacattaatgttatgaacccaaacacgagggcgtttgatgttccgacgtttgtgggacttccacaacaagtataaagcagaaatagtggttatttcttccttggtggatggtggaaatgataactgtttccccggagtaaagccacagagataaaccACGCCCCCTCGAAGGCCCAAAAGAAGCGAATGACGCAAATTAACCACAAATAGTTATGCACTCCCTCAAACTGAAAGCGACAAGGAGAGAAAGACTTGCGAGGTAGAAAACCTCTCCCATCTCCATCACCAGCTTGAACTCACCAGCTACATCAGTGGCCACCAGAACAGGCAAGTTCTGTTTCTTGAAGTCGCTGATGACTTTGTTCCTCTCACTTTGGTCCATGTCTCCGTGCAGGAGGCCCAGGCTGTAACCCTCCTGGGTCAGGTTAGTAGCCAGTTCCTCACAGTTTAACTTCTTAGTGACAAAAATGAGGACTGAGCCAGAGGAGGTGAACTCCACCAGCCGCCGGGTCAGCCAGCCCCATTTATCTGTCGCGCTGTGCAGCATCTCCACCATCTGGGTGACGTCCTCATTGGCCTGATCAGAGAAGAAGGCAATTCAAACAGGGGCTCGGCATATAAAGCCTGTATTTTATTTCGTTACATTTTGCAAATATTGTACAGCTAAAAAACGTTTACATTTTGCTGCCACAATAGCTCACGTTTAATACTAAGTCACACTTTAGTTTAAAAacgtttttaaaatgttcaacacAACTTTTAATCAGGAGTACTGTAACTGTTTTTAATTGTGTAGCCATGTATTTGTGATGTGGGTCTTTGAGGCGCACTGAAAAAAGGATGAAATTAGCAAATGTATCTCTTTGCGTAGATACTTCTCTTGCATACCTCTCCGATGTCCCCCTGCACCACGCGGATAGGATCGACCAAGATGTCTCTGGCAAGCCTCTCAATCTTCTTTCGAAAAGTGGCACTAAATAGAAGAGCTGTGAAGGAGAAGATTACACgattcatttgtttgtttaaatactCTGAAGCCCTGCTATCTATGGCAAAGCAGCATTGTCTTCATACTTAAGGAGACCCACTTACTCTGTCTGTCTGGGCGGACATGGCTTGCAAGAGATCTGACCTGATATTCTGAAAGGTAAAAACAGAACTAAATTGTCGTGGCCAAAACAGGTTGAAAGCATGGTTGATAAAACACTGACAATGCCAACTCACCGAAACCCATATCAAACATGCGATCTGCCTCATCAAACACCATGTACGACACTCTCTGCAGGGACGTGGCCTTCTTCTTCACATGGTCAATCAGACGACCCtgtgcaaacacaaaaacagtaaATCTCCCATTTTTTGCAGCAGAAAAGAGCATTTTCTTCTTAAAAAGTATTTTCTCTTACCGGAGTGCAGACCACAATCTCTGCGCCTTCCTGCAGAGCCTTGGCCTGCTCCCACATGCTGCCTCCTCCATAAACTGCCACGGAACGCAAAGAGTAGGCTTTCCCGAAACGCTTGCATTCTGCATGGATCTGGTAAAGTGAGACATATTAGTGAACCAACTCCCTTCACAATGCACTTCTCAGTCGATACTAAAGCAAATAcccttataatatatatataaatatatatattcaccaaATCTGACTTCCTTCCCATTTCTTACCTGCTGACAAAGCTCTCTGGTGGGACACACAATGATGGCGATTGGCCCCTCTCCGGCCTCCAGCTCCTTTTGGTCCATGATGTGAACCAGCATGGGCCAGATAAAAGCTGCAGTTTTGCCACTGCCAGTTTTTGCAATACCAATCATGTCACGTCCAGACAGAGCTATGGGCACACCCTAAACCGCagatttagaagaagaaaaaaaagttcatgatatcgtaaaaaacaacaacattgaatTCTAAACAATATAGCAACCGTAAGATAAACTTGCACTCTTACCTGGCACTGAATCGGTGTCGGCTGAGTGTACTCGGACTTGCGGATTTGGTGCATTAACTGCTCATCAAAGGTGAAGTGGGCAAAGCTCGTACAAGGTTTTGGAGGGTCTGCACCCGATACCTgagaaagtaaaaaagaaaaatcccaaAGATTGTTATGATGATGCTGACGACAACAGTGTAAACATGACAAAGACCCATGTCTCCAAAGATGTTTCCAAAGTCACCACGAGACATATTGCTGAAAATTGGATTGGGGCGCACAAAATGTGCGAATGGGAGTAATAACTACCATTTTGTTTATCTATACAACATTCATTTACTTGTTTGCATAAATCCCACTTACTCTTAAGTTCAATTTGTGCCTTAACTCCAACTCTTGCGTTGCAGTCAGGCTGCTGAGCT
Coding sequences:
- the ddx42 gene encoding ATP-dependent RNA helicase DDX42, whose translation is MNWNKGGPGVKRGFGFGGFSLAGKKEEASAPPNSNTASGAPGSSGYGKGQQLPSFYKIGTKRANFDEENAYFEDDEEESINVDLPYIPAENSPTRQQMQAGGGSDSEDDPLDAFMAEVENQAAKDMRKLEEKEKETNSAKGIRDDIEEEDEQEAYFRYMAENPTAGLSLEDEDENIDYDSDGNPIAPLTKKIILPLPPIDHSEIDYPPFVKNFYNEHEELSSLTATQELELRHKLNLRVSGADPPKPCTSFAHFTFDEQLMHQIRKSEYTQPTPIQCQGVPIALSGRDMIGIAKTGSGKTAAFIWPMLVHIMDQKELEAGEGPIAIIVCPTRELCQQIHAECKRFGKAYSLRSVAVYGGGSMWEQAKALQEGAEIVVCTPGRLIDHVKKKATSLQRVSYMVFDEADRMFDMGFEYQVRSLASHVRPDRQTLLFSATFRKKIERLARDILVDPIRVVQGDIGEANEDVTQMVEMLHSATDKWGWLTRRLVEFTSSGSVLIFVTKKLNCEELATNLTQEGYSLGLLHGDMDQSERNKVISDFKKQNLPVLVATDVAARGLDIPSIRTVVNYDVARDIDTHTHRIGRTGRAGEKGTAYTLLTNKDTTFAGDLVRNLEGANQGVSKELMDLAMQNSWFRKSRFKGGQGKKMNIGGGGLGYKERPGLGAESSERSGNFLSSSSFEGYSKPTSGAMGDRMSAMKQAFQAQYKSHFVAASSGPPKLSTKSNSSSCWTSAGSLSSVPTESADGPERSQSSTLSMSMSGFTSAGSLSSVPTIQTPSQHIYPPAAPPPPRDTPRERHVEDRGRHDSYRHSDRIDRQSGEDRYGDRERDGDRDRHGDRDRERHGDRDRHSSSRHSDGRNGDGSRRDREDRRSERDGGDRGIGEGRDREDRRDGGSGDDSFAVPDPPKRRKSRWDN